From a region of the Streptococcus ruminantium genome:
- a CDS encoding phosphotransferase: MLEFVRTHRHLLESRPIAYHHGDFHMGNFLLGLDGQLKVLDFDRHDIGDPWEEFNRLVFTAALSPTFASGQIYAYFNGCIPTEFWSLLPLYLTVNSLGALAWAEKVAPEQVLLMKRQANQILDWYEEFSLLIPKWYR; the protein is encoded by the coding sequence ATGCTGGAATTTGTGCGTACTCATCGTCACTTACTTGAGAGTCGCCCTATTGCCTACCATCATGGTGATTTTCACATGGGGAATTTCTTGCTTGGTTTAGATGGTCAACTCAAGGTGTTGGATTTTGACCGGCACGACATTGGAGATCCGTGGGAAGAGTTTAATCGCTTAGTCTTTACAGCCGCTTTATCTCCTACCTTTGCAAGTGGGCAGATTTATGCTTATTTTAACGGATGCATTCCGACAGAATTTTGGTCTTTATTACCGCTTTATCTTACCGTCAATAGCCTAGGTGCTTTGGCCTGGGCAGAGAAAGTCGCTCCCGAACAAGTTTTACTTATGAAGAGACAGGCGAATCAAATCTTGGACTGGTATGAAGAGTTTTCCCTTCTTATCCCTAAATGGTATAGGTGA
- a CDS encoding HlyD family efflux transporter periplasmic adaptor subunit: MKLYNKSELRYSRIFFDKRPPAYAFILIFSTLIVLLLSFVVAAYLPKHYIVKATGSSVIRGTEYITAVSNGKIVTLHKNEGDSVKAGEVILSLSSGQEGLQTESLKKQLEKLKSKEAIFQKYEQSLNGKANYMVNSGEEQEYYGKVEYYLSQLKSENYNDGTQYAKLQDEYAKLNRLTDEKSQLDTELSSLQLELTNLEAELAGLSEQPSSEVVVTNPTDAETSSSSTETPINTTQIEKLKTRISEVKTKIETTKSSIQGKVTEIDSLRSNIKDMERSYHNPTSQAYTTYAQLISELGTARAANNKSITELEANLGVTTGQDKGYTVLAPSGGTLHYVTPFKQGMSVQQHQTIAEIAGDNKEAYIEAFVLATDISRVFKGAKVDVAITGVNSQKYGTLKGTVRQIDSGTVTRETKNGNISLYKVVIELESLTLKKGKEVIVLQKDMPVEARIVYNQETYLDWILELLSFK; the protein is encoded by the coding sequence ATGAAATTATACAATAAATCAGAATTACGTTATTCCAGAATCTTCTTTGATAAACGTCCTCCAGCCTATGCTTTCATCCTTATTTTCAGTACCTTGATTGTTTTGTTGCTTTCCTTTGTCGTGGCTGCTTACCTTCCTAAACATTATATTGTCAAGGCTACAGGTAGCTCAGTGATAAGAGGGACGGAGTATATAACAGCTGTCAGTAATGGTAAGATTGTCACCTTACATAAGAATGAAGGAGACAGTGTGAAGGCTGGTGAGGTTATACTCTCCTTGTCCAGCGGACAAGAGGGACTTCAAACTGAGTCATTAAAAAAACAGTTAGAAAAGCTGAAATCTAAGGAAGCTATTTTCCAGAAGTATGAGCAGTCTTTGAATGGGAAAGCTAACTATATGGTGAACTCAGGTGAAGAGCAAGAGTACTATGGGAAAGTTGAGTACTATTTGTCGCAACTCAAATCAGAAAACTATAATGATGGAACTCAATACGCTAAGTTGCAGGATGAATATGCCAAACTGAATAGACTTACCGATGAGAAGAGCCAACTTGATACAGAGTTGAGTAGCTTGCAGCTAGAGTTAACGAATCTGGAAGCAGAATTGGCAGGTCTATCGGAACAGCCTTCTTCGGAAGTGGTTGTAACGAATCCGACTGATGCGGAAACGAGTTCTTCATCCACGGAAACGCCGATCAATACCACCCAGATAGAGAAGTTGAAAACACGCATTTCAGAAGTTAAAACGAAGATCGAAACAACAAAATCATCTATTCAAGGAAAAGTAACGGAGATTGATAGTTTACGGTCCAACATAAAGGATATGGAGCGTTCGTATCATAATCCGACTTCTCAAGCCTATACGACCTATGCCCAATTGATTAGCGAGTTGGGAACAGCTCGAGCAGCTAATAACAAGAGCATAACAGAATTGGAAGCAAATCTTGGAGTTACTACGGGACAGGATAAGGGGTATACCGTATTGGCTCCTAGTGGCGGAACCTTGCACTATGTGACACCGTTTAAGCAGGGGATGTCCGTTCAGCAACACCAAACCATTGCCGAGATTGCTGGAGATAATAAGGAAGCTTACATAGAAGCTTTTGTTCTGGCAACGGATATTTCCAGAGTTTTCAAAGGTGCTAAGGTAGATGTAGCTATTACAGGTGTCAATAGTCAGAAATATGGAACCCTGAAAGGCACAGTTCGACAGATAGATTCAGGGACTGTTACTAGAGAAACAAAGAATGGCAATATCAGTCTTTATAAGGTCGTTATCGAGCTAGAAAGTTTGACCTTGAAGAAAGGAAAAGAAGTCATTGTATTGCAAAAAGATATGCCAGTAGAGGCGCGTATTGTCTACAATCAAGAGACCTATCTTGATTGGATATTGGAACTATTGAGTTTCAAATAA
- a CDS encoding AraC family transcriptional regulator — MSKLEVLENKKLVLKKVICKQLKSLQVEKLEQEIDKFYQHLKLLNVQMFGPFIVKNSGTMIHEDGTITVDYDLYVQAHDFRQYDTFYTVYEEVICPHCVYVRFEDRPEYLQFAYSKLDLHFYENDLETDGTSYTVYVNTTGEMMTVDIFRPIVSL; from the coding sequence ATGAGTAAGTTAGAAGTCTTAGAAAACAAGAAATTAGTCTTGAAAAAAGTAATCTGTAAACAGTTAAAGAGTCTTCAAGTTGAAAAGTTGGAGCAGGAGATTGATAAGTTCTATCAACACTTAAAGTTACTAAATGTTCAGATGTTTGGGCCTTTCATTGTGAAAAATAGTGGAACCATGATTCACGAAGATGGAACGATTACTGTCGATTATGATTTGTATGTTCAAGCCCATGATTTTCGTCAGTATGATACGTTTTATACTGTCTATGAAGAAGTTATCTGCCCGCATTGTGTCTATGTCCGCTTTGAAGATCGTCCAGAGTATCTGCAATTTGCTTATTCTAAGCTAGATTTGCACTTTTATGAAAATGATCTTGAAACAGATGGAACTTCCTATACCGTATATGTTAATACAACTGGGGAGATGATGACAGTTGATATTTTTAGACCGATTGTGAGCCTATGA
- a CDS encoding 3'-5' exoribonuclease YhaM family protein gives MKINQMKKDEFFEGFYLIKTAEVRQTRAGKDYLALTFQDDTGEIEGKVWDAQPGKIKDFTAGTVVHMQGRREVYNNTPQVNQLVLRLPRVGEPNDPADFKEKPPVDVKETKDYLNQMIFRIENAIWQRIVRALYSKYDKEFYSYPAAKTNHHAFYSGLAFHTATMVRLAEKIGDIYPQLNKSLLFAGIMLHDLAKVIELTGPDNTSYTVRGNLIGHISLIDEEITKVLIELGIDDSLEEVIVLRHVILSHHGLLEYGSPVRPQIMEAEILHMIDNIDAEMMMMLSALDKVGPGEVTNRIFAMDNRTFYKPNID, from the coding sequence ATGAAAATTAACCAAATGAAAAAAGATGAATTCTTTGAAGGATTTTATCTCATAAAAACAGCGGAAGTCCGTCAAACGCGGGCTGGAAAAGATTATTTAGCTCTTACCTTTCAGGATGATACGGGAGAAATTGAAGGCAAGGTTTGGGATGCACAGCCTGGGAAGATTAAGGACTTTACGGCTGGAACAGTAGTTCATATGCAAGGCCGCAGAGAAGTTTATAATAATACGCCTCAAGTCAATCAATTAGTGCTTCGCTTGCCAAGGGTAGGAGAGCCAAACGACCCTGCAGATTTTAAGGAAAAACCTCCTGTTGATGTCAAGGAAACAAAGGACTATCTGAATCAGATGATTTTTCGTATCGAAAATGCCATCTGGCAACGGATTGTCCGAGCTCTTTACAGCAAGTATGATAAGGAATTTTATTCATATCCAGCAGCTAAAACCAACCATCATGCCTTCTATTCAGGTCTAGCTTTTCATACTGCAACCATGGTGCGCTTGGCAGAGAAAATTGGTGATATTTATCCCCAGCTCAATAAAAGTCTGCTTTTTGCTGGTATCATGCTCCATGATTTAGCTAAGGTTATTGAATTGACTGGTCCGGATAATACAAGTTACACTGTTCGTGGTAATCTCATTGGACATATTTCCTTAATTGATGAAGAAATCACCAAGGTCTTGATCGAGCTGGGGATTGATGATAGTCTGGAAGAAGTAATTGTGTTGCGTCATGTTATTCTCAGTCATCACGGTCTATTGGAGTACGGTAGTCCTGTTCGTCCACAAATTATGGAGGCGGAAATCCTTCATATGATTGATAATATTGATGCAGAAATGATGATGATGCTATCTGCTTTAGACAAAGTAGGACCGGGTGAGGTAACCAACCGCATCTTTGCCATGGATAATCGGACCTTTTATAAGCCTAATATTGACTAA
- a CDS encoding DNA recombination protein RmuC has translation MDILQLILLILVLACLVFLYGKWQSLALLLQDQTEDAADNLSDQLSYQLENSTLKQQQVIHQEVEKVRKELYQQLTEIRQELIKNHLESRDATDHRLQAIQDSNEKRLEEMRQTVEEKLEKTLQTRLQASFETVSKQLESVNRGLGEMQTVARDVGSLHKVLSGSKTRGIMGELQLGQIIEDILTPSQYERECVTVSGSNERVEYAVKLPGRTDGDYIYLPIDSKFPLADYYRLEEAYESGDKDQVDLHRKNLLAAIKRFAKDIQSKYLNPPETTNFGVLFLPTEGLYSEVVRNPIFFDELRRQESIVVAGPSTLSALLNSLSVGFKTLNIQRSADDISKVLGNVKLEFGKFSTLLVKAQKQLNQASSNIDKLLTTRTNAIERSLRTIDLYEDDQTKGLLGLSPLDEEDDEN, from the coding sequence ATGGATATTTTACAACTCATTTTGCTGATACTGGTCTTGGCCTGTTTGGTTTTTCTTTACGGGAAATGGCAGAGCTTAGCCCTGCTCTTACAAGATCAAACAGAAGATGCAGCAGACAACTTGTCTGATCAGCTCAGCTATCAGTTAGAAAACTCAACTCTCAAGCAGCAACAGGTTATTCATCAGGAAGTAGAAAAGGTACGTAAGGAGCTTTACCAGCAGTTGACTGAGATTCGTCAAGAACTGATCAAGAATCATTTGGAAAGTCGTGATGCCACGGATCATCGTTTGCAGGCTATTCAGGACTCTAATGAAAAACGTCTGGAAGAAATGCGCCAGACGGTAGAGGAAAAGTTGGAGAAAACCTTGCAAACTCGCCTGCAAGCTTCTTTTGAAACAGTTTCTAAACAGCTGGAGTCTGTTAATCGCGGTTTGGGAGAAATGCAAACAGTGGCGCGTGATGTAGGGAGTCTGCACAAGGTTCTTTCTGGAAGTAAGACCCGTGGAATTATGGGGGAGTTGCAGTTGGGACAGATTATTGAGGATATTTTGACTCCTAGCCAGTATGAGCGTGAATGTGTGACTGTTTCAGGCTCTAATGAGCGAGTAGAATATGCTGTTAAACTACCGGGGAGAACGGATGGCGACTATATCTATTTGCCGATTGACTCCAAGTTCCCATTGGCTGATTATTACCGTTTGGAAGAAGCCTACGAAAGTGGCGATAAGGATCAGGTTGATCTTCACCGGAAAAATCTTTTGGCAGCCATTAAGCGTTTTGCCAAGGATATTCAAAGCAAGTATCTTAACCCTCCTGAAACGACTAATTTTGGTGTCCTCTTTTTGCCAACAGAAGGCCTCTATTCAGAAGTTGTTCGCAATCCTATTTTCTTTGATGAACTCCGTCGTCAGGAAAGTATTGTAGTGGCAGGACCATCAACTCTATCGGCTCTGCTCAATTCCCTTTCTGTCGGTTTCAAGACTCTCAATATCCAACGTTCTGCCGATGATATTAGTAAGGTATTGGGAAATGTCAAGCTGGAATTCGGCAAGTTTAGCACTCTCTTAGTTAAGGCTCAGAAGCAGCTCAACCAAGCCAGCAGCAATATTGATAAACTTTTAACAACTCGAACCAACGCCATTGAACGCAGTCTTCGTACGATTGACTTATATGAAGACGACCAGACTAAGGGCCTACTTGGTTTGTCACCATTAGATGAGGAAGACGATGAAAATTAA
- a CDS encoding transposase, whose product MKRKAYDTDLTDKEWAKLEPYCQWRMLPHDFSPYPTVWSFFRRAKESGLWDTILAELVKKSD is encoded by the coding sequence ATGAAACGAAAAGCATATGATACTGATTTAACTGATAAAGAATGGGCTAAGCTAGAACCCTATTGTCAATGGCGCATGCTCCCCCATGATTTTTCTCCATATCCAACTGTGTGGAGCTTCTTTCGTCGTGCCAAGGAAAGTGGGCTTTGGGATACCATTTTGGCAGAGCTTGTTAAAAAAAGCGACTAA
- a CDS encoding peptidase domain-containing ABC transporter: MFKKYVCTHQHDQSDCAAAVVSTVLLTYKKEMSIMKIREIIGTDMYGTTVHGIVSGLEKLNFTVKAIRVSLDDLTDGVSFPAILQVRNKQGQNHFVVLHKIKKNGSYLIADPAKGLEQWSLEDLDSIYQGIAIFMVPNSHFERGSVKGKGLFDLFSALILAQKGLVGTVILASFLLSIIGILSSLFSKVIMDEIIPFGLKNSLYLFLLVFGVVSLLQSLLSAFRQHILLFLSRKIDIPVLMGYYDHIIHLPYSFFGSRRVGDVLTRFQDAMTIKNVFTSVSISLVMDISLSAISALVLWNLNSSLFLILVVMVVVNVILIYCFKKPYKKINKEQMEANSMLNSQLIESIRNIDTIKAQYDERQRLDKLEENFVHTLEIGYKEGVLQNVQSTISSIAGTLGSLIFMGIGALFIIDNKMTIGDLLVFQTLSQYFTEPVQNLVRLQLTFQEVQVAVSRLQELMEVEREDSQLDYSIHDFSLLEDISFRDVTFSYGSRPPIIRNFSLVIKQGEKIAFVGESGAGKSTLVRLLLRFIQPNQGQIKFGNHDLSDLDYGELRQKIAYIPQNVELFSGTIIDNLKIGNPDASYEDMIRVCRIVGIHDTIQKLQNRYGSFVEEGGQNFSGGEKQRLAIARALLSKAELYIFDEATSNLDSFSERIIQNLIFDKIIDKTTIIVAHRLSTILRCDTICFLENGNIVEYGTHDELMKLGGRYAKMVQLQTIDSYRHESKRIATQSVEVSYE; this comes from the coding sequence ATGTTCAAAAAATATGTCTGTACGCATCAGCACGATCAATCGGACTGTGCGGCAGCAGTAGTTTCTACGGTATTATTGACCTACAAAAAAGAGATGTCCATCATGAAAATCCGCGAAATAATTGGGACAGATATGTATGGTACGACTGTTCATGGGATAGTATCGGGATTGGAAAAGCTAAACTTTACAGTTAAGGCTATCCGAGTATCACTTGATGATTTGACAGATGGTGTAAGTTTTCCAGCTATTTTACAAGTTAGAAATAAGCAGGGACAAAATCATTTTGTTGTCTTACATAAGATAAAAAAGAATGGTTCCTATTTAATTGCGGATCCAGCCAAGGGACTTGAACAATGGTCTTTAGAAGATTTGGATTCTATTTATCAAGGGATTGCTATCTTTATGGTGCCAAATAGCCATTTTGAGAGAGGAAGTGTAAAAGGTAAGGGCTTATTTGATTTATTTTCTGCCCTGATACTAGCTCAAAAAGGTTTGGTTGGTACAGTGATTCTTGCCTCTTTTTTGTTAAGTATCATCGGTATTTTATCCAGTCTCTTTTCCAAGGTTATTATGGATGAGATTATTCCCTTCGGTTTAAAGAATAGCCTCTATCTATTCTTACTTGTTTTTGGAGTGGTTTCTCTGCTACAAAGCCTCTTGTCCGCTTTTAGGCAACATATCTTGCTCTTCTTGTCTCGGAAAATAGATATCCCGGTTCTTATGGGTTATTACGACCATATTATCCATCTCCCCTATAGTTTTTTTGGAAGCCGAAGAGTTGGAGATGTTTTAACACGGTTTCAGGATGCCATGACCATCAAAAATGTCTTTACATCGGTCTCTATCTCACTTGTAATGGACATTAGCCTATCAGCTATCAGTGCTCTTGTCTTATGGAATCTAAATTCTTCTCTGTTTCTTATCTTGGTAGTTATGGTAGTAGTCAATGTTATCTTGATTTACTGTTTTAAAAAGCCCTACAAAAAAATCAATAAGGAGCAGATGGAAGCTAACTCAATGCTTAATTCCCAGTTGATAGAGTCTATACGAAATATTGATACTATTAAGGCTCAATATGACGAGAGACAACGCTTGGATAAACTAGAAGAGAACTTTGTTCATACACTAGAGATTGGCTACAAAGAGGGAGTATTGCAGAATGTTCAATCTACCATTTCCTCTATAGCAGGAACTCTTGGAAGCTTAATTTTCATGGGAATAGGTGCCTTATTTATCATTGATAATAAAATGACTATAGGCGATCTGTTGGTGTTTCAGACACTGAGTCAGTACTTTACAGAACCTGTTCAGAATTTGGTTCGATTGCAGCTAACCTTCCAAGAAGTTCAGGTAGCCGTTAGTCGTCTTCAGGAGTTGATGGAAGTAGAGCGTGAGGACAGTCAGCTAGACTATAGCATCCATGATTTTTCCTTGTTAGAAGATATTTCTTTCCGAGATGTTACTTTTTCCTATGGTTCTAGACCACCTATTATTAGAAATTTTAGTTTGGTAATCAAACAAGGTGAGAAGATTGCCTTTGTTGGCGAGAGCGGAGCTGGAAAGAGTACGCTTGTCAGATTACTGCTTCGCTTTATCCAACCCAATCAAGGTCAGATAAAGTTTGGTAATCATGACTTGAGTGATTTGGACTATGGGGAGCTGCGGCAAAAAATTGCCTACATTCCTCAAAATGTAGAGTTGTTCTCAGGTACCATCATTGATAATCTGAAAATCGGTAATCCAGATGCTAGCTATGAGGACATGATACGGGTGTGTCGGATTGTTGGTATTCATGATACTATCCAAAAACTGCAAAATCGGTATGGTTCTTTCGTTGAGGAAGGTGGACAGAACTTCTCTGGAGGAGAAAAACAGCGTTTGGCCATTGCACGGGCTCTTCTTAGCAAGGCAGAATTATATATTTTTGATGAAGCTACCTCAAACTTGGATTCCTTTAGTGAGCGGATAATTCAAAATTTGATATTTGATAAAATTATCGACAAGACAACCATCATTGTCGCCCATCGCCTGTCAACTATTTTGCGTTGCGATACAATCTGCTTTTTAGAAAATGGAAACATTGTGGAATATGGTACCCATGATGAGCTAATGAAGCTAGGCGGTCGCTATGCCAAAATGGTTCAATTGCAGACGATTGATTCCTACAGACACGAAAGTAAACGAATTGCTACTCAGTCGGTGGAGGTTAGTTATGAGTAA
- the purR gene encoding pur operon repressor, with protein MKLRRSERMVVISNYLINHPYELTSLNTFAEKYKSAKSSISEDIAIIKKAFEESSIGEIETITGASGGVVFTPSISKTESIEIAQALRERIAESNRILPGGYIYSSDLLSTPYILRNVGRIIADAFKDEKIDAVMTVATKGVPLANAVANVLNVPFVIVRRDLKITEGSTVSVNYVSGSSDRIEKMFLSKRSLKAGSRVLIVDDFLKNGGTINGMISLLSEFDSTLVGVAVFAENQKGDRSVANYKSLLAVTDINVKENRVDVELGNIFDEK; from the coding sequence ATGAAATTAAGAAGAAGTGAGCGAATGGTTGTCATTTCCAATTACCTCATCAACCACCCTTATGAATTGACTAGTCTAAATACCTTTGCTGAAAAGTATAAATCAGCTAAATCTTCAATTTCAGAAGATATTGCAATCATTAAGAAGGCATTTGAAGAAAGCTCTATAGGAGAGATTGAGACTATCACAGGAGCTAGTGGTGGTGTTGTATTTACACCATCAATCTCTAAGACGGAATCCATTGAAATTGCTCAAGCCCTTCGCGAGCGAATTGCTGAGAGTAATCGTATTTTACCAGGAGGCTATATTTATTCGTCTGACCTTCTGTCAACACCGTATATTTTGAGAAATGTTGGTCGTATTATTGCAGATGCTTTCAAAGATGAGAAGATTGATGCTGTTATGACTGTTGCGACCAAGGGAGTTCCGCTGGCTAATGCAGTTGCTAACGTTCTCAACGTGCCCTTTGTTATTGTACGTCGTGATTTGAAAATCACCGAAGGTTCGACAGTTTCTGTCAATTATGTGTCGGGATCTAGCGATCGGATTGAGAAGATGTTTTTGTCCAAACGGAGTTTGAAGGCAGGTAGTCGAGTCCTTATCGTTGATGACTTTTTGAAAAATGGTGGTACGATTAACGGTATGATCAGCCTCTTATCAGAGTTTGATTCTACCTTGGTCGGTGTGGCAGTCTTTGCAGAAAATCAAAAAGGTGACCGCAGTGTAGCTAACTACAAATCTTTGCTAGCGGTGACTGATATCAATGTCAAAGAAAACCGAGTTGATGTTGAGCTAGGGAATATCTTTGATGAAAAATAG
- a CDS encoding transposase, with the protein MSPTYAIIDSQSVKTTDATEERGIDSGKKVKGRKRHIVVDTMGNLLDVVVHAANLHDTKSGILVACQVMARFPTIKAFSADAGYRKSFEERMVEEFRCPVDISEKIKGSWQIIPKRWVVERTFA; encoded by the coding sequence ATCTCTCCAACCTATGCTATCATTGATTCTCAAAGCGTTAAGACAACGGATGCTACAGAGGAACGTGGCATTGATAGCGGAAAAAAAGTCAAAGGGAGAAAGCGCCACATTGTTGTTGATACCATGGGTAATCTTCTCGATGTTGTGGTTCATGCAGCTAATCTTCATGACACCAAATCAGGGATTTTAGTTGCGTGTCAAGTGATGGCACGATTTCCAACAATCAAGGCTTTTTCAGCCGATGCTGGTTACCGGAAAAGTTTTGAAGAAAGGATGGTTGAGGAGTTTCGGTGCCCAGTAGATATTTCTGAAAAAATAAAAGGAAGCTGGCAAATCATCCCAAAACGTTGGGTAGTGGAGCGGACTTTCGCCTGA
- a CDS encoding aminoglycoside phosphotransferase family protein, with translation MPQSRIVSSQPITKGWSTDKKYKVQLQDGRFGLLRIAERSSYERKRAEFSLAKNLSERDLPVARPEAFWLDEQFVYSLFEWLEGEDMAVLPSNLSDRQLYALGCQAGQFLRKLHSLPIDQSQRAWNSFYQAKIDSKLAAYQAARHSYEND, from the coding sequence ATGCCACAAAGCAGGATTGTTTCATCTCAACCTATCACAAAAGGCTGGTCTACGGATAAAAAGTACAAGGTCCAACTGCAGGATGGACGCTTTGGCCTTTTGCGAATAGCGGAGCGGTCAAGTTATGAACGCAAACGAGCGGAATTTTCTCTTGCGAAGAACTTGTCAGAGCGAGATTTGCCAGTAGCTAGACCTGAAGCCTTTTGGCTGGATGAGCAGTTTGTTTATAGCTTGTTTGAATGGTTAGAAGGGGAAGATATGGCAGTCCTTCCATCGAATCTATCTGATCGGCAGCTCTATGCGTTGGGGTGTCAGGCTGGACAGTTTCTACGGAAGCTTCATTCTTTACCGATTGATCAAAGCCAGCGTGCTTGGAACAGCTTCTATCAGGCTAAGATTGACAGTAAACTTGCTGCCTATCAAGCTGCAAGACATTCCTATGAGAATGATTAG
- a CDS encoding thiamine diphosphokinase: MTKIALIAGGPFDYFPEPADLYVGVDAGSLRLLELALPLDWAIGDFDSVSSLDLVRIMEMAELVTQAPAEKNDTDLELALKEIFAAYPEAQVRIYGAFGGRVDHMMSNLFLASEPDLAIHMEKIELVDRQNTIRFRPAGVHKVSPIKGMTYISFMPSDNSRLTIRHAKYPLEGSNYFYKKCYSSNEFIDRDIEIELDKGYVVLIYSKDKE, translated from the coding sequence ATGACTAAGATTGCGCTGATAGCAGGTGGTCCGTTTGACTACTTTCCTGAGCCTGCTGATCTCTATGTGGGGGTAGACGCAGGCTCTCTTCGTCTGTTAGAACTCGCTCTTCCGCTAGACTGGGCCATTGGAGACTTTGATTCGGTCAGTTCGCTGGATTTGGTGCGTATTATGGAAATGGCAGAGCTGGTTACTCAGGCACCAGCAGAGAAAAATGATACAGACTTGGAGTTGGCATTGAAAGAGATTTTCGCTGCCTATCCAGAGGCTCAGGTCAGGATTTACGGTGCCTTTGGTGGACGTGTGGATCATATGATGAGCAATCTTTTCTTAGCTAGTGAGCCAGATTTAGCGATTCACATGGAGAAAATTGAACTGGTCGATAGACAGAATACTATTCGTTTTCGTCCGGCAGGCGTGCACAAGGTTTCTCCTATCAAAGGTATGACTTACATTTCCTTCATGCCCTCGGATAACAGTCGTTTGACGATTCGTCATGCCAAGTATCCGCTTGAGGGAAGCAATTATTTTTATAAAAAATGCTATAGCTCTAACGAATTTATAGATAGAGATATAGAAATCGAACTGGATAAGGGCTACGTGGTCCTTATTTATAGCAAGGATAAGGAGTAA
- a CDS encoding argininosuccinate lyase: protein MELVLPNNYVALEEEEMMYLDGGVYFSRKDCQLICAALAMSPGTFIALAATAVVAKKLTNFIKVGGLGGWLVGAAAGVLAGAISRVAYCIGYGAINRGCDITGNPYPWDGFISATVR from the coding sequence ATGGAACTTGTATTACCAAACAACTATGTCGCTCTTGAAGAAGAGGAAATGATGTATCTTGATGGGGGAGTATATTTTTCCCGAAAAGACTGTCAGCTTATTTGTGCAGCTTTGGCTATGAGTCCAGGAACGTTTATAGCATTGGCTGCTACGGCAGTTGTAGCAAAAAAATTAACCAATTTTATTAAGGTTGGAGGCTTGGGAGGTTGGCTAGTTGGAGCGGCAGCAGGTGTTTTGGCGGGCGCTATATCTAGAGTTGCTTATTGTATTGGTTATGGTGCAATAAATAGAGGTTGTGATATTACTGGAAATCCCTATCCATGGGACGGCTTTATATCTGCAACGGTGAGATGA
- a CDS encoding helix-turn-helix domain-containing protein: MKSLLATRLKLRRKELGWSQKELAEGLCDQGQISRMEKGAYMPGSDLLYFLAKKMQVHMEYFFDENEREIVSDLKQFRKITKDYLKKKDFETIAFLYEKEKMNSSRLTFPDQIYMEWLEAILVEEREGKYEESLEKHKKLLKRVGVNWKGYLYLYDSLLAILIRTNKHQEVERLYAEIMDKIDSDRLETSEDMTYYFSIKSNYSRYLWLTNQIEKGIEVAADCLEEAKELYPIDLFAAFYRDLGNVTEEFADKDIVKRYYEMSQILYSTAGISKLALKVEKHLKENYSE, translated from the coding sequence ATGAAGTCACTATTAGCAACAAGATTGAAATTAAGAAGAAAAGAATTAGGCTGGTCCCAAAAAGAATTGGCAGAAGGTCTTTGTGATCAAGGACAGATCAGTCGCATGGAGAAGGGAGCTTATATGCCTGGTTCTGACTTGCTCTATTTTCTAGCTAAAAAAATGCAGGTGCATATGGAGTATTTTTTTGATGAGAATGAGCGAGAAATCGTATCTGATTTAAAACAGTTTCGAAAAATAACCAAGGATTACTTGAAGAAAAAAGATTTTGAAACCATTGCTTTCCTCTATGAAAAGGAAAAGATGAACAGTTCTCGTCTAACATTTCCGGATCAAATCTATATGGAATGGTTAGAAGCGATTCTCGTAGAAGAGCGAGAAGGTAAGTATGAAGAATCTCTTGAAAAGCATAAGAAACTTCTGAAACGGGTCGGAGTAAATTGGAAAGGTTATCTGTACCTGTACGATAGTTTGCTAGCAATCTTGATAAGGACTAACAAGCATCAAGAAGTCGAACGTTTATATGCTGAAATAATGGATAAAATAGACAGTGATAGACTGGAAACTTCAGAAGATATGACCTACTATTTCAGTATAAAAAGCAATTACAGTCGCTATCTCTGGTTGACGAATCAGATCGAAAAAGGGATTGAGGTAGCGGCAGACTGTTTGGAAGAGGCCAAGGAACTTTATCCAATTGATTTATTTGCTGCTTTTTATCGCGATTTGGGCAATGTAACAGAAGAGTTTGCGGATAAGGATATTGTAAAAAGATATTATGAAATGTCACAAATACTCTACTCGACGGCTGGCATCAGCAAGTTAGCGTTGAAGGTAGAAAAGCACTTAAAAGAAAATTATTCGGAATGA